A window of Hordeum vulgare subsp. vulgare chromosome 5H, MorexV3_pseudomolecules_assembly, whole genome shotgun sequence genomic DNA:
ACTGGGACTAATGTGCGTTTTTGCACTAGTGTCCAAGAGGTTAttaaccacgccggagcacgatcaacctgaccacgaaggtctattcctgcaagcaatcgaagaacaagcaagaatatgattttCAATCTGATTATTGcaaatatagatgaagtattgataaggatggggatccgaaagcggtcttagtctggtcgttgaacacaaacgaagtacacgaagttgcaatggctaaattTTAACTACACAAATCCCAATCAAAaatctactaggttgatctacttatataggagcaaggggtggcggccaaggaggtgggaggacatctCAAGGCggactaaaactaaccctaggtcgtacaagtcctatgggcccaagtggaggtgatgcaacacctttggacttgtagtttgacttggattctggtgcaacatcaGACTTTTTTCGTCAATATCTCCATTCTCCGAATGAAtttaaggtgattccaattgggatGGAACATAGATAAAATCTACTTTAAAAAACAATCACCCAATTCAAAGCCCGTATGCAAAAGTTGTTGACGTTTTgagacatgtgtgtgtgtgtgcagttcGAATCTGAGTCTAGAACGTGGGAGACTTGGactttatcttctcttgggctaaaagtgacgtgagagaacttcttgaacatcaaATAATAATTTCCTTTGATGTGAGATGACTTCTTGAACACCACCTAATCATTTCCTCTTCCTCTATCTTCACATGTGGTTCGTGCAAGTGTTCGACAATTCTGCATTTATGCATGGagtaaaaataggtgaagtatttttgttccagaTAACATAGATAAATTATTGCATAATTATTATAAGAAATCACCTCACAAATATgaaaatatgaaatatttttggtcGTATACAATGTAGCCATGTCCTCATCAGCACTAGTCCAACAATCGTTCATACTTGACATGAAAGATCTCTCTATTTTTACAACCAGGGAAACGTTGTTCCGCAAAGGTTTTGTGACACTCACCTTCACCCTTACCCGATAGAAGTTGCTTTTGAAATCAGGAGATTTGGGCTCGACGTAAATAAACGCCTTCACCGTGGCATCCAGGGATTTGATAAGGTGGAAGAAGAGCTATAGAAAGTCATGGATCTGAATCCACATATCGATCTTATTCAACTCAACACAGGCTGGTCTGGTCAATCCATCATAGGGTTCAATGACCACTACTTTGCCCTTGAACGTCCATGGACTTTCCTCCATCACTCTTTCCCAATATCCAAGGCAAGAAAATTGCAAAGTGTAAAGGTTGTCACTTAGCGGTCGAAACTTAAGCTCTTGAGCCAGATCCCACACCACGGGCATGTTCCTGTAGAGCCAGTAGGTGCTATAGGATTTTGTCTTGTGAACACATAAGATCACAAGCCAACGCGCTGCCACCTGTGGGAGATCGACGTCATCAACTACCACATCCAGCAGATTGTCCTCCTTGAGTCCTAGCTCTACCATCATCGCCTCCATGTCACTTATCGCTAGAACCGATCCAGACGCCGAGTTGGAGGTATCCATCAGATCTCTTGTCCGAAGAAGATGGTGTTCCACGGGTGGGAGAACCCTAGCTAGGTCTGTCGAGGGCTGCGGGAGCCGAGAGTATACGCCCTCGGCTACCCGCTGAAGTGAGGAGAGGCCAGAGGATCGTGATCTACACGGCGGTGCACGGCGCCGTCAGAAGGAAAGAAAGCCCTAGCGAGAGGGGATCAGAAGAGAAGTCCTTGTTGCCACTTTTTTTAGAAGAGTCCTTGTTGCCATATAATTTTTTGAGGGATGCCAACACTTTATTGATCTATGGTAGCATTAAGGGGTATACAATCCAGGTCATGGGGAGAAAGCAGCCACATGTGGCGACCCTGATCAAGCAAAAGAGAGTGTTTGGCAAGATTATGTGCATCACTATTTGATGCtctattttcaaaataaaaagaTAGCTATTAAAAGAGGCAATCCTCAAAGTAATCTCTCTAATCACAGAAGAATAAGTTCCGCCAGACCCTTCTTGAATGTCTTGGACCACCCGTTTGCAATCACATGCAATagtgatgttctggatagatagatCTTCGGCCAAAGCTAGCGCTTCCCTGAACGCAATTGCTTCTAGGACCGTCGGGTCTACACAGCTAGGAATGACAAGAGATGAAGAACCCAGATATAAGTCATGATTGTCTCTGCATACAGCAGCAACAGCACCCACCCCGGGACCTGAGTAACTCCGCCACCCACCATAATTTTCATATGCCCCGCTAGTGGAGGTTTCCAGGACGAGCTCGACGACgtcgatcttctttgccatggttTGGGTACTGCTAAACGGGTAAGCATGTCAATACTCTCGAGCTCAGATATGAGCTCAGATATGAAACATTTGATAAACATGTGTGTTGCCAGAGGACTTTGGAATATTTCTTCATGGATCACTTTCCTCCTAGCAGTCCATATAGCCCACATAGTCACTGCTACTTCAACAAACTGAGCATGCGATAATGATTGTTGCACATGAAATAGCCAATGCTTGGCATTCGGCTCCGCTACTTCAGCTATCACTTCAGTTATTTTCTCATCCGCCAGGGCCCAAACATAGCGCGCCATCGAGCATTCGAACAACGAATGTCTCCACGAATAAATGTTGCCACATAGATGACAGTTATCCATGATGCTCATTTTTATGTGTTCCCTCGCATCTTCAATTGACACAAACTGTCGAGCTAAGCGCAACATGAATGTCCGGATCTTAGATGGAACCTTAGTGTTTCACAAAGAAGACCATCCCTCTCCTTAGAGGAATTATCAGAGCTTGAAGCTCTATTTTCGAGCAGGTTTTCCCCTATCTTCTTTGTCTCCCATAGCATTCTGTATGCAGACTTAACAGAGAATAAACCCTTCGTCTCGAACTGCCAAGACCAGAAATCAGACATGGGACTGGTGCATAAAGGGATTTGTTTTATGAATGCTACATCGGCTGGAAGGAAGAAAGTTTGTAATTGGTCATCTCGCCAAGCAACAGTTGTCGTGTCAATGAGCTCAGCTACGAGAATTGGCGGATTCTGACCCAAACATGTAATTGGTCGCGTTCCATGATCTTCGGGGATCGAATTTTGCGTCCAGAATTTAGTTGAAGCTCCATCTCCTATCCTCCTAATTAGGTCGCCTTTTAATGCATCTTTTCCTTCCAGCAAAGATCGCCACACTTGAGATGGGTGAGGTCCTAGCGTGGCATCAAGGATATTTCCTCATGAGAAGTATATAACTTTCAACAATTTTGCACATAGAGACTCTGGGGTGATTAAGAGCCTCCATGCGTGACGCGCCAGTATTGCAATATTAAATAATTCTAGATCTCTAAAGCCCAGTCCGCCGCACATCCTTGGTTGTGTCATTGCACTCCAAGACATCCAATGTGGTTTTCGCTGACCAGCTTTGCTCCTCCAAAAGAATTGCCTAGTCAGTTTATTGAGATGTTCACATAGCCACCTAGACAACTTGAAACACGACATCGAGAAAACGGGTACCGTTTGTGCCACATATTTGATCAATATTTCCTTCCCCGCAGGTGAGATCGCCTTTTCAATCCATCCTTTAACCTTACTCCAAAGTCTGTCTTTTAAATATTCAAAAGCACCCGATTTCGACACTCCTATGTTAGAGGGCATGTCCTGATATTTTTTATTGAGTGTCTTCATATGAACATTGAGGATGTCGTACACCTCTCCTCTTACAACTTGTGGACACCCTTTGCTACACAAAAGACTTGTTGTTACCATATAAATGATGTCACCAAAGGAATAATGATGGCTTAGAGAACCCGCCGGAGTGACCCGGCCCAAACAGGGCGTAGCAACTGGGCCAGCTCTCCCTTAACCCGTAGGCCCAGCCCACCCTGTTACCCCTTTCCCGGTCGTTCGTAGCTTCTCGCAAGCAACGGCCGAGGTCGCTTGTTCTTCCTCGCCGGCGCGCCGCCATCCTCCCTCCCCGCGACGGCCAGGTGGGGGGCAGCGTCTCTCTCACCAGTCCCCACTCTTCTCCGACACGAAGGGAATTACCAGTCTTCCGCCGCTCCTCTCACCCCGCCCCGGCGCGAGCTTCCCCCCCTCGCTGGCTTGCTCCATCCGTCCATCTGCGCTCGTGCCTTCCCTCGCTCCAGCGTATAGACTTCTGGAGGGAACCACGCTGCGGCCACCATTGTGAGGGCCTCCGCTCCTGGCTCTCTAGAATTTGGgtgaatccgtgcatgatattggGCACGCACCTGacttgttcgatgaaatgccgcgTCGGCGCATATGCCTCTGGTTGATTTGTGTGTTGTGTTGCTGCCTTACTGCAGAGTTCGATCATTGCAAGCGACAGTATCTATATCTGGATCCTGAAGTGCCTGGGAAATGAGTGCAGGTGAGGACCTGTCTTTGTGATTGATCTCCTATGTTCCTGTTCGTTCATGTTTACTTTTGTTAGCTTCAGGCATCTGACATTGACCAAGAGCTTTGGCTCCCGTTCGTGTGTTGCCGGTTTTCTAGCCCATGACTAACTTGGAACATGATATTAATGTATGAACCTTTGAAAATAACCTGTGTGAGTTTTAACAGGTGGAGCGTTTGGTGGAAACAGGGGAGTGAGGCCTGTACCTCCTGAAAAGGGTGTATTTCCTCTCGATCATCTGCACGAGTGTGACTTGGTAAGTTGTAATCGTTTTGTTTTTTCATAGGGTGTAATGTTAGTGAGTGTTGTATGAGAGCTGCCTGTTCAAACAGGAGAAGAAGGACTATCTTGCTTGCCTGAAATCAACAGGGGCTCAGTCTGAAAAATGTCGGATGTTCTCGAAGAAATACTTGGAATgtaggatggagaggttagcatGCTTACTCCCTGTGTAATAATTGTAGCAGTGAACTATTTGTATTGTAGTAATGTAGTTAGCAACCTCTTTCTTCGCACATCCATAACTTGAGGAATGCATGTGTAATGATTTAGGGTGTGTTTGGCTCCTAAGCAAATTAAATATTGGCCTCGCTAGGCAAGGATATGTATTTGGCATCAAAACAGAACGAAGCAAACCAGCATGCATGGGCTATATATATAATCTTGCCACAGTAATTTATTGCTGCAGCATGAACCACTACTTTTGGTAATTGAGTGAAGAAACAGTCTGTTGCTGCATTAGCCTAGAGCGAACCAAGCTTTGATGTCTGAAATCCACTATTCAAGCTCATAAACAAGATGcacttttattttacttttttatTTCTTGGTTGTTGCTGCTCTGTCCTGTAGGATTCTAAATCATCTTATTCTTGTATAATCCAGAAACCTGATGGCGAAGCAAGATATGTCAGAGCTTGGGTTCGGTAACGCTGACGTTGTGGTTGCACCTTCAGAGGAGAAGGACAAACTGCAGAGTTCAGCAAGTGATTCGAAAGAGAGGAAATAGCTGGTAAATTTGCAAGTTGCTTATCTGTGAGAAAAAAGATAAATATAAAAAAGAGAATAACAAGGAAAACAATGAGAACTGACACTTAGATAACTTGTGTTTGTGTAATTCGACAAGTGCTATGTGTGGGTTAGATTATGGATGCGGAGGAGCGTCTCGTGTTCTTATGCTAGTTGTCTGATAAACTAAGTTATGGACCCATGCGCCTTTTtggattgtactccctccgtttcataatGTAACGCATATAGATTTTCTAGAAAGTCAAACATTACAAACTTCGAACACGTTTATAGATAAAACTATTTATACCTATGATACGAAATATATATAATAAGAAAATGTGTCTTATGATGTATCTAATAATATATATTTGGTATTCTAGATGTATATGTTCTTCTCTacaaatttggtcaaactttgtaacGTTTGACTTCTTAAAAAAAATCCATACACACTACATCGTGGAACGGAGAGAGTAGtgcagatttttttttctgcCATTTGATCGAACAGAATGGCACTTGTAAAATGATATTGTTCATTTTTACGCCCCAATCTCTTTGAAATTTGAACATCTACTTCAACTTCTTTTTAACACCTGGGCTGCCTCAAGTCTTGGTTCACAGAGgatagagaaagttttatacatatATAAACATTTGGCAGATCATTGCTGGAGCAATGGAAATCATGGGGTGGAATTGCCGCAGGCCGAATTCAGCTCGGGCAGTTCTTGCATTTTTGGAGGTCAGGAGCAAATAATGGCTGATGTGGGTTTTCTGTCCGAGACACATCTGTCGAAAGCCAAGGCAGAAAATTTTCTGAAGAGAACGAGTTCTCAACATTTTATCGTTAATGAAAGTGATGGGAGGAGTGGGGGTCTTGTGAGCGTTGAGGTGGAGATGGTAGAACTAAGTACAACTAATCAACACATTGACGTTGTGGTGGAGGGGGATGAGAAGCGGAGACTCGCTGGTGTAAATGGGGAGCATAGCTGGGAGTTGAAGGGTAGAACCTGGACTAATCTGTGTGATTTGCATGCCTTGCTTAAGATACCGTGGCTGGTCTTAGGAGACTGTAATGGCATTTTTGCTGAATGTCGAGAAGGAGTGAGGTAAACCCTGACCGATGAGATTCATGCAGGCCTCCCAAGATTGCCTTGATTATTGTGGGCTCATGGATATGGAGTATGTAGGAGACAAATTTACGTGGCGGCAGGAGGAAACCATAGAAATGTTGATAGATCAGTGAGCACGGTTGAGTGGAGAAATATGttttcttttttgaaaaaacTCATGCTTTATTCATTTGAAATAACCATTGCATCATTTATGAGGAAAGGTACAATTTCAGAATTTGGCTCCTCAAACCAATTAGAAATAAACGAAAATTTAGCCAATCTAGCAAGTTCATGAGCAACTTTATGTGCTTCTCTATTACAATGCTTGAATCTAGAAATAGTAAAATCACATGCTAAATGAAAACAATCATCAAAAATTGCCGTGCTGTTCCTCACGATCTTCCTCCTTCCTTCAGTTATCAATCACCTCCATATTGTCCAAGTTAATAATAATACGGTTGCATCCTGTCATTTGTGCCAGAGATAGACCGAATCTTAGGGCCTGGGCTTCAGTCATCAGAACATTTGCGCACCAGTCAATCTTACCATTCCCCTCAACAATAAATCTACCTTTGTCATCTCTTAGGACTGCTCCCATTGTACCCCTAAGTAAATCATGGTCAAAAGAAGCATCAATGTTAAGTTTAAAAAACCCTCGTGGAGGACAGGACCATCGCCTTTTTTCATGGAGACCTTTTGTGAACAAGCGGTAACAAAATTGGCCGTGAGAACCaggacacccattgaaatctgaTATGCACTCTGTGTGGCCTCATTGTGAACCAATTTACGCCTTTTCCACCATAGGTACCAGGCTGAAATGGCAATCATTTCACGTACATTTTTGAAACCTAAAATATACAAATCATGGTCTTGCATAGAAATAGCAAATGTTTATATCTTTTGGCCCATCCGAGCAAGCTGGGCAATTGGGCGAAACTTTCACGTTAGCCAATAACGAGACATGGAAGGGTGCCATGTAGCGTACGCCAAATAAAAAATTTGACAATTGCTGGGCAGGCAAGTTTCCATAATCTATGCCAAATAGTATTAACCGTGGTACGTCCCATACCATTTGCGTTCCTTGATTTTGTTCCACGTTGATGTTTGCATTCCACAGAATAAACAGGCCGTACCGAAAACACACCATTTTGTGTAAAACTCTAGGCGACAAAATCATCAAGATGCGAGATAGGGATCACGAGTATCCGTTGAACGTCAATAGGCCAGAAAGTTTGATTAAGAAGATCTTCATCCCAAATATTAAGAATAGGGTCAGTCAAATCTGCCACCTTGGATAAAAGCTGACCACCTCTGGGAGTAATAATTTGCCTGTTTGCGCAATTAGGGATCTAGGCATCCTCCCAAATGTTAATATTCTGGCCATTCCCCGCTCGCTAAATGTGGCCACGCTTCAGGGAACATAAACACGCCATAATACTTTGCCAAGTGAAAGGCAAACCCTTCTTCAGATTAGTGTTAAATAAATTACCATCAGGATAATATTTGGCTCTCCGAATAGTAGCGCGAAGGGAATATGGGTTCTCGATGAGGCGCCAAACCTGCTTACCAAGCATGGCCAAATTAAAACAGTGTATATCCCTAAACCCCATTCCCCCTTGATTCTTTGGAACACACAATTTCCATCAAGCCATCCAATGCATCCTTCTTTGCTTGTCCTCATCTCCCCACCAGAAGTGTGTCATCGCGTCAATAATTCCtttacaattttttttaggaATTTTAAAGACCGACATTGCATAGGTGGGTATGGCTTAAACAACCGCTTTAAGAAGAATCTCCTTTCCTCCCGCCGAGAGAAGTTTTTCCTTCCAACCACTGATTTTCTTGACAATACGATCAATTAAGTATTGGAAACAATCTGTTGTATCTAATCCCACATTGGCAGGCAGTCCTAAATATTTGTCATTTAGGGCCTCTGTCATGATGTTTAGAGTTGTACATATTTGTTCTCTAATCTGGACACTCGTATTTGGACTGAAGAAGATACTAGATTTATCGATACTCACCATCTACCCTGAGGCCATACAATACAAATCTAGAACTAATCTCAACGTTTCCTCACTTTGCACATTTTCTTACATGAGGATTAAAGAATCATCACCAAAAAGAAGGTTCGTAACAGGAGGCGCGTCTCTACATACCTTGACTCCTGAAATGCCTCCAGTTTCCTCCGCTTGTGTTAACAAAGCAGTCAGAACTTCCGTGCATAAAATGAAGAGATAAGGGGACATAGGATATCCCTGCCTCAGACCCCTGGTGGGTTTAAAACTCCCGATTTCCTCTGTATTAAACCGAGTACGGTATTCAAAAGTGGAGACACATTGCATGATGAAATTAACCCAATTCTCATGGAATCCAAGCTTGATCATAATATCCTTAATAAATGGCCACTCAACCCGATCATAAGCTTTGTGCATGTCCAATTTTATTGCGAACAAATCTTCTTTgccttctttttttctctttataGTATGAAAGCACTCATATGCCACCAACACATTATCAGTAATTAGTCTTCCACGCACGAAAGCACTTTGGGTTGGACTAATAATGTCAGGTAAAAACAACTTTAGACCAGAGGCTACCATTTTTTATATTATCTTCTACACAACGTTACACAAGCTAAGGGGAATAAATTGGGTAACTTTCTCTCGAGAGTTGATTTTCGGCATCATCACAATCTCACTGTCATTCCATCCTGACGGAATAGTACAAGAGTTTATCGCTTGCAGCACCTCTTCAATTAGGTCGTCTCCTAACATCAGCCATAATCTTTTATAGACGACAGCATGCAACCCATCCGACCCCGGGGCTTTAAGGTCCCCAATATCGAACAAAGCTTTGCGTAGTCATCAGCCGTACACGGGGCAAGAAGGGAATTGTTCATATCAGTAGAGACTCTCCTCCAGACCAAAGATAAAACCTCCTGATCAGGTTGCTCCATATCTGAGGTATAAagctttttaaaatattttgtaaTGTGGTCCCTTAATTCATTATCCTTTCGCCAGATcccagagtcatcaagaagcttCTTAATATTGTTTCTCTTTTTTCTAACCGTTGCTGCATTGTGAAAAAAAGAAGTGTTTCGGTCTCCATGCATCAACCAATTTTCTCGACCTCTTTGTAACCAGAAGATTTCTTCTTGATCCAATAGGTTCTCAATGAAAACAATAAGTGTGATAGGACGACGTTTCAGTTTCTCTAAttcttttttcaatttttttaattctCCTCTTCGGACCCTTTAGTGTTTCGCAATCCCAATAATGTAGGTCGGCGTGTACCGCTCGGGTCCTCTCAGCTAGCGAGGGGCCAACGCTGGCCAACTTTGCCCTTTCCCAAGACGCATTGACAATTTCATCAACAGTCTCTTCTTTAAGCCATTTGGCTTCAAAAAAAATTAGCACTGAGTTTTCGACTGTGAAAATATGTTACCATCAAAATAAGCCATATCCAAGACGAGCGGGCGACAGTAAGAATGTAGGTGTTCTTCATTAATAACCGCACCCCGAGGGAATTTGGGTGCTCATTCTACATTACATACTGCCCGGTCCAGGCGTTCCCTCATCTCGCCTCTCCTCCAGGTACAGGGGTCACCAATGAAACCCATATCATTCAAACCACATTCTGTGAGACAATCACGAAATTTTTTCATCATTACATTTGGTCGCATATTACCACCCTCCTTTTTCGAAGAATACAAAATTTCATTGAAATCCCCTAGGATCACCCATGGTTGATTACCCTTTTGAGAGAGGTTACGAATATCTTCCCAAGACAAATTGCGATCGCTCCAATTCGGATTGCCGTAAAAACCCATGAAACGCCAGTGTACGGCATCCTCGTTCATGGACAAAGTATCAATAAAATCAGACGACATGCAAATGTTTTCGTTTGTGAGACTGGTACATGAGAGCATGAAAACCAGACCATAGAGCGATAATAGTTGACACTTATTATTTCAAAGTGGGAACTCGCAAAGGAAAACCTCCATTGAGAGATTTGAGGCACGCTGGCTACTAGAACCTTCGTGTTTGGCAGCCATAGTAGCCGGAGCTGACTAGCTCAAGCCTGGCTTATCGGAGGTTGTGTGAGCAAATGCAGCCTTTAAACCAACATATGCACATTGTTTGATTATATGCATCTAGTTCTTTCGTATTATGGGATCAATTTTGACAATAATGTTTGGTTGCCTGCATTGGTTCTGCTCACGCAACTACATGGTGTTTGGTTGTATACGTGGGATATGATTAAAAGCTAAGACTTACACTTAGCACACATACTGTGCCTCGCGACTGCAGTGGATGGTGACTGC
This region includes:
- the LOC123398153 gene encoding cytochrome c oxidase assembly protein COX19-like codes for the protein MSAGGAFGGNRGVRPVPPEKGVFPLDHLHECDLEKKDYLACLKSTGAQSEKCRMFSKKYLECRMERNLMAKQDMSELGFGNADVVVAPSEEKDKLQSSASDSKERK